The genomic region TCGGCCAGGCGATCCGGCTGGCGCAGCGCGGCTCGTACCGGGAGCTACTGGCCCGCCGGGGCGCGGCGGTGGCGGCCGTCCGCGAGCACGCCGACCTGGAGTTCGTCAACGGCGGCGGCACAGGCAGCGTGGCCGCGACCAGCGCCGATCCCGCGGTCACCGAGGTCACCGCGGGATCAGGCCTGTACGGCCCGACGCTCTTCGACGCGTACCGCGCCTGGCGCCCGACCCCGGCGGCGTACTTCGCCTGCTCGGTGGTGCGCCGGCCGACGCCGGACCTGGCGACCGTGCTCGGCGGCGGCTGGATCGCCTCCGGTCAGGCGGCGGCCAGCCGACTGCCCCGGCCGGTCCTGCCGGCCGGGCTCTCCCTGATCGGCACCGAGGGGGCCGGCGAGGTGCAGACCCCGCTGGCCGGCGCGGCGGCGGCGACGCTGCGGGTCGGCGACCGGGTGTGGTTCCGGCACGCCAAGGCCGGCGAGCTGTGCGAGCACGTCAACGAGCTGCACCTGGTCGACGGGGACACGGTCGTGGCGACCGTGCCCACCTATCGGGGCGAGGGGAACGCGTTCCTCTGACCGTGCGGCTGGCCGGGTCGGCCCGGCCCGGAAGCCGCCGGGCGGGCCCATGACCGCCGGACCGGCCCATGACCCGCCGGGCGGGCGCACGATCCGCCGGACCGGCCCATGACCCGCCGGGCGGGCGCACGATCCGCCGGACCGGCCGATGAGCCGCCGGCCCGGCGCACGACTCGTCCGCCCGGCGCACCCCGGGAGGCGCCTTGCGCTGTGGTGTCGCCCGGCGCACCCGGGCCCTGGTACCGCACGCCCGGCGCACCCCCGGGCCCCGCATTCCGGCCCGGCGCACCTCCGGGCCCAGCTTCGCCGCCCGGCGCACCCCGGGCCTTGACCTACCGCCGCCACCGCACCGTGCCGGCGGGCCGGGCTCAGCCGGCCTGTCGGGCGTCGGCCGGGGCGTCGACCTGGCGGTGCAGGTAGTCCCGGATCAACGCCTTCGCCTCGGCCAGCACCCGATCGTCGCCGTCCGGCTTGCGGCGGAACGCGAGCTTGATCAGCGCGTCGGCCACCTCCACCGCGATCTCCAGGTGGAACCGGAGCTCGGGGACGTCGGTCAGCCCGAAGCGCTCGGTGAGCACGCGGGCCAGCTGGTCCGCGATCACCCCGTTGTTGTCCCGCTGCTCATCGAGCAGGTGCAGGTCGACCACGTCGCCGAAGTGCAGGGTACGGAATCCCGGGACGGTGCGGTGCATCGTGATGTACTCGTCGATGCCCGCGTCGACGCCGTCCCACCAGTGGGTCAGGTCGTCGGAGGCGAACCGCTCGTCGAGGCGCTGGAGGTAGGACTCCATCGTGCGCAGGGTCAACGCCTGCACGATCGCCCGCTTGTCCGGAAAGAACTGGTAGACCGACCCGATCGCCACCTCGGCACGCTCGGCGAGCAAGGTTGTGGTCAGTCCCTCGTACCCCACCTCGTCGACGAGTTCGGCACAGGCGTCCAGCATTCGCTGGACACGCGCGACACTTCGACCCTGCACCGGTACCCGGCGCAGAGGCCCGGTCGTGGCGGCTGGTGTGGACACTCGGCGCCACCCCCCTTCGACGGATGAACATATCTGCACGTCACGAGTTCGTGACTACCGGTACAACGAGCGGGACTCAGTTGCGGTATTTACCAGCGACAACGTTCCTGATATGAAGTCAGTTCATATTCATATCGAGGAGCGCCATGGTCGGCACCGCACCTCCCACCGCCCCCTGGACGAACTGGGCCGGTAACCAGCGTGGCACCGCCACCACCATCCTGCGTCCCCGCTCCCTCGCCGACGTCACCGAGGCCGTCCGGGCCGCCCGGGCCGCCGGTGGTCGGATCCGGGTGGCCGGCAGCGGGCACTCCTTCACGGCCATCGCGCTCGCGGAGGACGCGCGCATGGAACTGGCCGCGCTGGACACCGCCGTACGCGTCGACGCGGAGCGCAGGCTCGTCACCGTACCGGCCGGCATGACCCTGCACGCGCTCAACGACGTGCTCATGCGGCACGGCCTCGCCCTGCCCAACCTCGGCGACATCGACGCGCAGACCGTCGCCGGCGCGATCTCCACCGGCACCCACGGCACCGGGGCCGGGTATGGCTGCCTGGCCACCTTCGTCGAGGCGCTCACCCTGGTCACCGGCACCGGCGAGGTGCTGCACTGCTCCGCCGACGAGCGGCCGGACGTCTTCGCCGCCGCCCGGGTCTCCCTCGGCGCGCTCGGCGCGCTGGTCGACGTGACGCTGCGCTGCGCGGACGCGTTCGTGCTGCACGCGCACGAGCGGCCGGCGCCGCTGGACGCGGTGCTGGGCGAGCTGCCGGAGCTGATCGAGGCGCACGACCACGTCGAGTTCTACTGGTTCCCGTACACCAGCCGGGTGCAGGTCAAGACCAACGACCGGGTGCCCGCCGACGACCGCCCGCTGTCCCGGCTTCGTGGCTGGCTGGACGACGAGTTCCTGTCCAACACCGTCTTCGCCGGCGCCTGCCGGCTCGGCCGGGCGGTGCCCGCGCTCGCCCCGCGCATCAGCGCGGTCTCCGCGCGGGCGCTCACCGAACGCCGCTACACCGGCCGCTCCGACCAGGTCTTCTGCACCCCGCGCCGGGTCCGCTTCGTCGAGATGGAGTACGGGCTGCCGCGCGCGGCACTCCCCGAGGCGCTGGACGCGCTCCGGCGGATCGTGGACGGCCTGCCGTTCAAGGTGCTCTTCCCGGTCGAGGTGCGCTTCACCGCCGCCGACGACATCTGGCTCTCGCACGGGTACGGGCGGGACTCCGTCTACCTCGCCGTCCACCAGTACGTCGGCATGCCGTACGAGCCGTACTTCACCGCGTTCGAGCAGGTCGCCGCCGGGCTGGGCGGCCGGCCGCACTGGGGCAAGCTGCACTGGCGCGACGCGGCGACGCTCGCCCCGGTGTACCCCCGCTGGGCGGACTTCCTCGCCGTCCGCGACCGCCTCGACCCCGACCGGGTCTTCACGAATCCCCATCTGACCCACGTCCTCGGCCACTGACGTCGGGTCGGGACGAGCCGGCCGCGGGCCCATCCGAATCGCCAACGCACCCGTCCGACGGCGTCGAATTCTTAACGCGTTTTATACGCTTCACAGACTTCACGATTCTGTGAAGCGGGCGTAGCGTTCGGGCCATGACTAGTGCTATCTCGGTGGCCGGCCTGGTGAAGACCTTCGGCCGGGTGAGTGCGCTCGACGGACTGGACCTGCAGGTCGACGTCGGCGAGGTGCACGGTTTCCTGGGCCCGAACGGCGCCGGGAAATCCACGACCATCCGGGTCCTGCTCGGGCTGCTGCGGGCGGACGCGGGCGCGGTCAACCTGCTCGGCGGAGATCCGTGGCGGGAGCCCGTGGCCCTGCACCGACGGCTGGCGTACGTGCCGGGCGACGTGAACCTGTGGCCGAACCTGACCGGTGGGGAGGCGATCGACCTCTTCGGGTCGCTCCGGGGCGGCCTGGACAAGCGCCGCAGGGAGGAGCTGATCCAGCGGTTCCAGCTCGATCCGTCCAAGCGGGCGCGGACGTACTCGAAGGGGAACCGGCAGAAGGTCGCGATCGTCGCCGCCTTCGCCTCCGACGTCGAGCTCTACATCCTCGACGAGCCGACCTCGGGGCTGGACCCGCTGATGGAGGCGGCCTTCCAGGAGTGCGTACGCGAGGTGAAGCGGCAGGGCCGGACGGTTCTGCTGTCCAGCCACCTCTTCTCCGAGGTGGAGGCGCTCTGTGACCGGGTGAGCATCGTCCGGCAGGGCCGCACGGTGGAGAGTGGCACCCTCGCCCAGCTGCGACACCTGACCCGCACCACGGTCACGGTGGAGACCACACGTCCGGTCGCCGGGCTTGCCGACCTGCACGGCGTACACGACGTCGACGGGGTGGCCACCCACGCGACCTTCTCGGTGGACAGCGCCGAGCTGAACCATGTGCTGGAGTATCTGACCCAGTTCGACGTGCGTGCGCTCTCCAGCGCCCCGCCATCGCTGGAGGAGCTCTTCCTGCGGCACTACGGTGACGAGCTGGTGAGCGCGCGATGAGCGGTTCCTTCACCGGCGCCACCCGACTGACCCGCCTCGCGCTGCGGCGCGACCGCGTACAGCTGCCGGTCTGGATCCTGAGCACCGTCGCACTCGGGGCGTTCGCCAGCTCGGCGATCGACACGCAGTATCCGACCGAGGCCGACCGGCTCGCCGTCCTGCGCGTCGCCGTCGACACGCCCGGGCTGCTGATGTTCCGGGCCGCCCCCACCGGCACCAGCGACGGCCAGATGACAGTCTTCGGAATCCTGGCGTTCCTGGCGCTGATGGCGGGCTTCATGAGCACCTTCGCCGTTGTCCGGCACACACGCCAGAACGAGGAGACCGGACGCGCCGAGATGATCGGCGCGACGGCGGTCGGCCGGCACGCCACCCTGACCGCCGCCCTGGCCGTCGTGGTCGGCGCCAACATCGCGCTCGCCGCGCTGATCGGGCTCGCCTTCGCCGGGAACGGCGAGTCGGCCGCCAGCTCGTTCGCCGCCGGCGCCGCGGTCGGGAGCGCCGGCATCGCCTTCGCGGCGATCGCGGCCGCCGCCGCGCAACTGACCCAGGGCGCGCGCGCCGCCAACGGGATCGCCGCCACGGCGGTCGGCGCGGCCTACCTGGTCCGTGGCCTCGCCGACGCGTTCGGCGAGGTACGGCCGGACGGTTACACGATGACGAGCGCCTGGCCCGCCTGGCTCTCCCCGATCGGCTGGACCATGCAGGTACGGCCCTACGCCGGCGACCGGTGGTGGGTACTCACGCTCCCGCTCGCGCTCTTCGCGGTCATGACAGCGGTGTCCTTCGCGCTGACCGCGCGCCGTGACGTCGGCATGGGCCTGTTCGCGGACCGCCCCGGACCGACGCGGGCGTCCTCCGCGCTGCTCAGCCCGCTCGGCCTGGCCTGGCGGCTGCAACGCGGCACGGTCCTCGGCTGGGCGGTGACGATCACCGTGTTCGGCCTGATCATCGGGTCGATAGCCAACGCGGTGAAGGATCAGCTGGCCGTGAACGAGAACGTCACGGGGACGCTCAACGACCTCGCCGGTGGCGGCGGGCACGAGGTGATGGACGCCTTCTTCGCCGCGATGATGGCGACCATCGGCGCGCTGGTCGCCGGCTATCTGGTCCAGGCGCTACTGCGGGCGAGAGTCGAGGAGGCGAGCGGGCGGGCCGAGGTGGTGCTCGCCACCGCGACCGGCCGGCTGACCTGGCTGGGCAGTCATGTCGTGGTCGCCACCGCCGGAGCCGTGGCGATGCTCGGGCTCGCCGCGCTCTCGATCGGGCTGGTCTATGGCGCGAGCGTCCACGATCTCAGCGGGCAGATCGGGCAGCTGGCCGGCACGGCGTACCTGCAACTGCCCGCCGCGCTGGTCCTGGCCGGGCTCGCCCTGACGCTCTTCGGGCTCCTGCCCCGCGTCTCGGTCGGGCTGACCTGGTTCGGCTTCGCCCTCAGCTTCGTCACCGGCCCGTACGGGGCGCTGCTCGGCGTGCCCGAGGCGGTGCGGGAACTCTCGCCGTTCAGCCACATCCCGGCTGTACCGGCCGATGCCACGGCGGCGCCGATCGTGCTCATGACCGCCGTCGCGCTGGCGCTCGGCGTGGCGGGGCTGGCCCTCTTCCGCCGACGTAACCTGGCCGCGTGAATCCGACGGGCGGCCCCGTTCGCGGCGCGACCGGCTCGACGCCGGCCGCGCCGCCGGTCACGAAGCAGTGAAAGATAAGCAGATGCAATCCGCAGGCCAACGCGACGAGGAAGCGGTACGACGCTTCATCGAGCACTTCGCTCTCACCTTCAGCGACATGGGGGTGCCCCGCATGCCGTCGCGCGTGCTCGCGGCGTTGATGGTCGCCGAGGAGCCCGGGCTGACCGCGGCGCAGATCAGCGATCGGCTCGGGGTCAGCCCAGCCGCCGTCTCCGGGGCGGTGCGCTACCTGATCCACGTCGGCATGGCCGTACGCGAGCCGGCCCCCGGATCCCGCCGGGACCTCTACAAGGCCGCCCGGTCCAGCACGTACACCTCGATGATCCGGAGCGGGATCTACACGAGGTTCGCCGACGTGGTGCACGAGGGCGTGGTGGCGGTCGGCGACGAGACCTCGTCGGCCGGCGCGCGACTCGCCGAGTTGCGGGACTTCTTCCTCTTCGTCCAGGACGAGATGAGCGCCGCCGCGGAGCGTTGGGAGAAGGGCCGCGAGGAGCGGCAGAAGGCGCAGCCGGGCGACTGACCGCCGGGCGGAGCGCCAGCCGGGTGACACCGGCCGTGCGCCCCGCCCCGACAGGGTTACTCCGCGGCCGCCTTGCGGGGGGCGGCCTTCTTCGCCGGGGTGGCCTTGGCGGTGGTGGTCTTCTTGGCCGCGGTGGACTTCGTCGCCGCCGCGGTCTTCTTGGTCGCCGTCGCCTTCTTCGTCGCCGTGGCCTTCTTGGCCGGGGCCTTCTTCGCCGCCGCCTTCTTGCGCGGTGCCGGGCCCTTCGCCCGCTTCTCGGCGAGCATCTCGGACGCCTCTTCGATGGTCAGCGCCTCGGGAGTCTGCGCCCGCCGCAGCGACGCGTTCGTCTCGCCGTCGGTCACGTACGGGCCGAACCGGCCGTCCTTGATCACCAGGGGCTTCTCGGTCAGCGGGTCGACGCCCATCTCCCGCAGCGGCGGCGCGGCGGCCCGCCGCTGGCGCGTCTTCGGTGCGGCCAGCAGGGCCAGCGCCTCGTCCAGCGTGACGGTGAACATCTTGTCCTCGGAGTCCAGCGACCGGAACTCCTCGCCCCGCTTGACGTACGGGCCGTAGCGGCCGTTGTTGGCGAAGACCTCGACGCCGTCGGGGGCGACGCCGACCAGCCGGGGCAGGCTGAGCAGCTTCAACGCCTCGTCGAACGTGAGCGAGTCGGGCGACTGCGAGCGCAGCAGCGACGACTTGCGCTCGCCGCTGGCCACGTACGGACCGAACCGGCCGGACTTCAGCAGGATCGGCTCGCCGGTGGCCGGGTCGTCGCCGAGCTTGCGCTCGCCCCCACCGCCGAGGAACAGCTCGTGGACCTTCTCCGGGGTCAGCTCGTCCGGAGCCAGGCCCTCCGGGATCGGCGCCCGGTCGCCCTGGGTGCCGCCCTCCTCGCCCTCGGCCGGGGGCGCGGGCTGCTCGCCGGGCACCGCCCGCTGGAGGTACGGGCCGTAGCGGCCGACCCGGACCACCACCTCGCGGCCCTCGTCGTCGGTGAAGAGCGGGATGGAGTTGACGCTGCGCGCGTCGATCTCGCTGAGGTTCTCGGTGACCAGCTTCTTCAGCCCGCCCGCGTGCGCGATGGTCTGGTCGCCGGTGCCGTTGGTGCTGCCGAAGTAGAAGGAGGTGAGGAAGTCGACGGCGGCGTGGTCACCGCCGGCGATCTCGTCCAGCTCGTTCTCCATGCTGGCGGTGAAGTCGTAGTCGATCAGGCGCGGGTAGTGCCGCTCCATCAGCCCGATCACCGCGAACGCCAGGAACGTCGGGATCATCGCCTGGCCGCGCTTGTTCACGTATCCGCGGTCCTGGATGGTCTGCATGATCGAGGCGTACGTGGAGGGGCGGCCGATGCCCAGCTCCTCCAGCGCCTTGACCAGCGACGCCTCGGTGTAGCGGGACGGCGGCTGGGTGTGGTGCCCCTGCGCGGCCAGCTCCTCGGCGGTCAGCGGCTGGTCCTTGACCAGGGTCGGCAGGCGCCGCTCGGCGTCCTCGGCCTCGGCGTTCTCGTCGTCGCTCGACTCGACGTACGCCCGCAGGAAGCCCGGATCGGTGATGGTCTTGCCGGTGGCGCCGAAGTCGACCTCCTCGCTCGTCGAGGAGATCGCCCGGATGCGGACCGAGACGCTGGACCCGACGGCGTCGGTCATCTGCGAGGCGATGGTGCGCCGCCAGATCAGCTCGTAGAGCTTGAACTCCTCGGCGGACAACTCCTTGGCCACCTCGCCCGGGGTGCGGAAGTTGTCCCCCGCCGGGCGGATCGCCTCGTGCGCCTCCTGCGCGTTCTTCACCTTGCCGGTGTAGCGGCGCGGCTCCGGCGGCACGCTGCGCTCGCCGTAGAGCTCGATAATCTGCCGGCGGGCCGCCGCGATGGCGGTCTCCGACAGGTTCACCGAGTCGGTACGCATATAGGTGATGTAGCCGTTCTCGTAGAGCCGCTGCGCGGTGCGCATCGTCTGCTGGGACGAGAACCGGAGCTTGCGGGCCGCCTCCTGCTGGAGCGTGGAGGTGATGAACGGCGCGTACGGGCGGCGCCGGTAGGGCTTCTCCTCCACCCGGGTGACCGTGAAGGGCCGGCCTTCCAGCCGGGCCGCCAGGCCCCGGGCACCTCCCTCGTCCAGGTGGACCACGCCCGCGCCGGCCCGGACCCGGCCGGTGGTCGGCTCGAAGTCCTTGCCGGTGGCGATCCGGTCGCCGTTCAGCGCTATCAGGGTGGCGTTGAACGTCCGCGGGCCCTCGCCGGCGTTCCGCACGGCGAGGGTGGCCAGGATGTCCCAGTATTCGGCGGTGCGGAAGGCCATCCGCTGGCGCTCCCGCTCGACCACGATCCGCGTCGCCACGGACTGCACCCGGCCCGCCGAGAGCCTCGGCATGACCTTCTTCCACAGCACGGGCGAGACCTCGTAGCCGTAGAGGCGGTCGAGGATGCGCCGGGCCTCCTGGGCGTCGACCAGGTCGCGGTCGATCTCGCGCGGGTTGGCCACCGCGGCCTGGATGGCCGGCTTGGTGATCTCGTGGAAGACCATCCGCTTGACCGGCACCTTGGGCTTCAGCGTCTCGACCAGGTGCCAGGCGATGGCCTCGCCCTCGCGGTCCTCGTCCGTCGCCAGGAAGATCTCGTCGACCTCCTTGGCCAGCTTCACCAGCTTGCTGATCTGCTGCTTACGGTCGGCGGAGACCACGTAGAGCGCGTGGAAGCCGTTGTCGACGTCCACCCCGAGCCGGGCCCACGGCTCGCCCTTGAACTTGGCCGGCACGTCGGCGGCGTTGCGCGGCAGGTCGCGGACATGCCCGAAGCTGGCCTCCACGACGTACCCCGGGCCGAGGTAGCCCGAGATCGTCTTGGCCTTCGCCGGTGACTCGACGATGACCAGACGGGTGGTTCCAGCGTTGCTCGGCACGTCTCTCCCCGACCTCACTCCTGCTCGCGACCCGTTCGGCGCCCGATTCGGGCCGTGTTCGAC from Micromonospora sp. WMMD812 harbors:
- a CDS encoding MarR family transcriptional regulator; its protein translation is MQSAGQRDEEAVRRFIEHFALTFSDMGVPRMPSRVLAALMVAEEPGLTAAQISDRLGVSPAAVSGAVRYLIHVGMAVREPAPGSRRDLYKAARSSTYTSMIRSGIYTRFADVVHEGVVAVGDETSSAGARLAELRDFFLFVQDEMSAAAERWEKGREERQKAQPGD
- a CDS encoding ABC transporter ATP-binding protein → MTSAISVAGLVKTFGRVSALDGLDLQVDVGEVHGFLGPNGAGKSTTIRVLLGLLRADAGAVNLLGGDPWREPVALHRRLAYVPGDVNLWPNLTGGEAIDLFGSLRGGLDKRRREELIQRFQLDPSKRARTYSKGNRQKVAIVAAFASDVELYILDEPTSGLDPLMEAAFQECVREVKRQGRTVLLSSHLFSEVEALCDRVSIVRQGRTVESGTLAQLRHLTRTTVTVETTRPVAGLADLHGVHDVDGVATHATFSVDSAELNHVLEYLTQFDVRALSSAPPSLEELFLRHYGDELVSAR
- a CDS encoding TetR family transcriptional regulator, translated to MLDACAELVDEVGYEGLTTTLLAERAEVAIGSVYQFFPDKRAIVQALTLRTMESYLQRLDERFASDDLTHWWDGVDAGIDEYITMHRTVPGFRTLHFGDVVDLHLLDEQRDNNGVIADQLARVLTERFGLTDVPELRFHLEIAVEVADALIKLAFRRKPDGDDRVLAEAKALIRDYLHRQVDAPADARQAG
- a CDS encoding D-arabinono-1,4-lactone oxidase, coding for MVGTAPPTAPWTNWAGNQRGTATTILRPRSLADVTEAVRAARAAGGRIRVAGSGHSFTAIALAEDARMELAALDTAVRVDAERRLVTVPAGMTLHALNDVLMRHGLALPNLGDIDAQTVAGAISTGTHGTGAGYGCLATFVEALTLVTGTGEVLHCSADERPDVFAAARVSLGALGALVDVTLRCADAFVLHAHERPAPLDAVLGELPELIEAHDHVEFYWFPYTSRVQVKTNDRVPADDRPLSRLRGWLDDEFLSNTVFAGACRLGRAVPALAPRISAVSARALTERRYTGRSDQVFCTPRRVRFVEMEYGLPRAALPEALDALRRIVDGLPFKVLFPVEVRFTAADDIWLSHGYGRDSVYLAVHQYVGMPYEPYFTAFEQVAAGLGGRPHWGKLHWRDAATLAPVYPRWADFLAVRDRLDPDRVFTNPHLTHVLGH
- the topA gene encoding type I DNA topoisomerase, with product MPSNAGTTRLVIVESPAKAKTISGYLGPGYVVEASFGHVRDLPRNAADVPAKFKGEPWARLGVDVDNGFHALYVVSADRKQQISKLVKLAKEVDEIFLATDEDREGEAIAWHLVETLKPKVPVKRMVFHEITKPAIQAAVANPREIDRDLVDAQEARRILDRLYGYEVSPVLWKKVMPRLSAGRVQSVATRIVVERERQRMAFRTAEYWDILATLAVRNAGEGPRTFNATLIALNGDRIATGKDFEPTTGRVRAGAGVVHLDEGGARGLAARLEGRPFTVTRVEEKPYRRRPYAPFITSTLQQEAARKLRFSSQQTMRTAQRLYENGYITYMRTDSVNLSETAIAAARRQIIELYGERSVPPEPRRYTGKVKNAQEAHEAIRPAGDNFRTPGEVAKELSAEEFKLYELIWRRTIASQMTDAVGSSVSVRIRAISSTSEEVDFGATGKTITDPGFLRAYVESSDDENAEAEDAERRLPTLVKDQPLTAEELAAQGHHTQPPSRYTEASLVKALEELGIGRPSTYASIMQTIQDRGYVNKRGQAMIPTFLAFAVIGLMERHYPRLIDYDFTASMENELDEIAGGDHAAVDFLTSFYFGSTNGTGDQTIAHAGGLKKLVTENLSEIDARSVNSIPLFTDDEGREVVVRVGRYGPYLQRAVPGEQPAPPAEGEEGGTQGDRAPIPEGLAPDELTPEKVHELFLGGGGERKLGDDPATGEPILLKSGRFGPYVASGERKSSLLRSQSPDSLTFDEALKLLSLPRLVGVAPDGVEVFANNGRYGPYVKRGEEFRSLDSEDKMFTVTLDEALALLAAPKTRQRRAAAPPLREMGVDPLTEKPLVIKDGRFGPYVTDGETNASLRRAQTPEALTIEEASEMLAEKRAKGPAPRKKAAAKKAPAKKATATKKATATKKTAAATKSTAAKKTTTAKATPAKKAAPRKAAAE
- a CDS encoding anibiotic ABC transporter, producing the protein MSGSFTGATRLTRLALRRDRVQLPVWILSTVALGAFASSAIDTQYPTEADRLAVLRVAVDTPGLLMFRAAPTGTSDGQMTVFGILAFLALMAGFMSTFAVVRHTRQNEETGRAEMIGATAVGRHATLTAALAVVVGANIALAALIGLAFAGNGESAASSFAAGAAVGSAGIAFAAIAAAAAQLTQGARAANGIAATAVGAAYLVRGLADAFGEVRPDGYTMTSAWPAWLSPIGWTMQVRPYAGDRWWVLTLPLALFAVMTAVSFALTARRDVGMGLFADRPGPTRASSALLSPLGLAWRLQRGTVLGWAVTITVFGLIIGSIANAVKDQLAVNENVTGTLNDLAGGGGHEVMDAFFAAMMATIGALVAGYLVQALLRARVEEASGRAEVVLATATGRLTWLGSHVVVATAGAVAMLGLAALSIGLVYGASVHDLSGQIGQLAGTAYLQLPAALVLAGLALTLFGLLPRVSVGLTWFGFALSFVTGPYGALLGVPEAVRELSPFSHIPAVPADATAAPIVLMTAVALALGVAGLALFRRRNLAA